A genome region from Microcella alkaliphila includes the following:
- the mnhG gene encoding monovalent cation/H(+) antiporter subunit G — protein sequence MLDTVQTIVGNAMLVVGAFIILSGAIGLIRLPDFYTRACAIAAAAGLGVALLIVGLLVLDPTVANLIKGVVAIIGQLVTSSIGGFALARAGYLTGARPASFTTPDQLADDAFGDPDESQRI from the coding sequence ATGCTCGATACCGTGCAGACCATCGTCGGCAACGCGATGCTCGTCGTTGGCGCCTTCATCATCCTGAGTGGCGCGATCGGGTTAATTCGACTCCCCGACTTCTACACCCGCGCCTGCGCGATCGCAGCCGCGGCTGGGCTCGGAGTCGCACTGCTCATCGTCGGACTCCTCGTTCTCGACCCGACGGTCGCGAACCTCATCAAGGGAGTCGTCGCCATCATCGGCCAGCTCGTCACCTCCTCGATCGGCGGCTTCGCTCTCGCGCGAGCGGGGTATCTCACCGGGGCGCGGCCCGCATCGTTCACCACGCCCGACCAGCTGGCCGATGATGCGTTCGGTGACCCTGACGAATCGCAGCGAATCTGA
- a CDS encoding glycosyltransferase family 2 protein — MSLGETAALPYDNPAERDAFAQLLLRSNLVTQEALDFAQEVELRTGSSFDQVLISEGLLDSESLLIAEAEAWGVLPIDLDAVKFDDGLIRSQGDTGQRYLAENWLPIKRDGADRVFVATAREPSPERADRIREAIGAEPRFVATTSWNIKNACLRLFRSEIADSAANELWRQNPAMSARITFSRGQKVGAAIAALILIVLAIVWPVQTVIGFMTLVSLVFLAGTSFKFVVAMLGARYDVVERVSRAEVAALTDRDLPKYTVLVPVFREANIVAQLIKNLRGLDYPTEKLEVLILIEEEDHETRDAVLASSPPPHFRIVTIPKGQPQTKPRACNVGLYFATGNYLVIYDAEDTPDPDQLKKAVVAFERGGEQTVCVQAALNYFNDTENVLTRMFTLEYSYWFDYMLAGLDVADLPIPLGGTSNHFRTAALLELGGWDPYNVTEDADLGIRASALGYRVGVINSTTMEEANTSVPNFVRQRSRWIKGYMQTSLVHARQPLALIREVGMKRFASFVLLIAGTPLTFLGVIPAYLLTAVTLGLPRELVEPYFPVWVLWLTLLNFVIGNMVMIYLSMMGPYKRGSFHLVLWALLNPVYWLLHSWASYKGLWQLITKPHYWEKTEHGLTKQDAHG; from the coding sequence ATGTCACTGGGGGAGACCGCGGCCCTGCCGTACGACAATCCGGCCGAGCGTGACGCATTCGCGCAGCTGCTGCTGCGATCGAATCTCGTCACGCAAGAAGCACTTGACTTCGCGCAAGAAGTTGAACTTCGCACGGGCTCATCGTTCGACCAGGTCCTGATCAGTGAGGGCCTGCTCGACAGCGAGTCGCTCCTCATCGCCGAGGCCGAGGCGTGGGGCGTGCTGCCGATCGACCTCGATGCAGTGAAGTTCGACGATGGCCTCATCCGCAGTCAAGGCGACACCGGCCAGCGGTATCTCGCCGAGAACTGGCTCCCCATCAAACGTGATGGCGCAGATCGGGTATTCGTGGCGACGGCCCGTGAGCCGTCCCCCGAGCGAGCTGACCGCATCCGCGAGGCCATCGGGGCGGAGCCGCGTTTCGTGGCCACCACATCGTGGAACATCAAGAACGCGTGCCTGCGACTATTTCGCTCCGAGATCGCCGACTCGGCGGCAAATGAGCTCTGGCGGCAGAACCCCGCGATGTCGGCGCGCATCACGTTCAGCCGCGGCCAGAAGGTCGGCGCCGCGATCGCCGCGCTCATCCTGATCGTGCTCGCGATCGTGTGGCCGGTGCAGACGGTGATCGGTTTCATGACCCTGGTCAGCCTCGTTTTTCTCGCCGGCACGAGCTTCAAGTTCGTCGTCGCAATGCTGGGTGCCCGCTACGACGTCGTTGAGCGCGTGTCACGCGCCGAGGTCGCCGCGCTCACCGACCGTGATTTGCCGAAGTACACGGTGCTCGTGCCCGTGTTCCGCGAGGCCAACATCGTCGCGCAGCTCATCAAGAACCTGCGTGGCCTCGACTACCCGACCGAGAAACTCGAAGTGCTGATTCTCATCGAGGAGGAGGACCACGAAACGCGGGATGCGGTGCTCGCGTCGTCGCCGCCACCGCACTTCCGCATCGTCACCATCCCGAAGGGCCAGCCGCAGACGAAGCCGCGAGCGTGCAACGTCGGCCTGTACTTCGCGACCGGCAACTACCTCGTCATCTACGACGCTGAGGACACCCCCGACCCCGACCAGCTGAAGAAGGCGGTCGTCGCGTTCGAGCGCGGTGGCGAGCAGACGGTCTGCGTTCAGGCCGCCCTCAACTACTTCAACGACACCGAGAACGTGCTCACCCGCATGTTCACCCTCGAGTACAGCTACTGGTTCGACTACATGCTGGCGGGCCTCGACGTCGCCGACCTGCCGATTCCGCTCGGTGGAACGTCCAACCATTTCCGCACTGCAGCCCTTCTCGAGCTGGGCGGCTGGGACCCGTACAACGTAACGGAGGATGCCGACCTCGGCATTCGCGCGAGCGCGCTCGGGTATCGCGTGGGCGTCATCAACTCCACGACGATGGAGGAAGCCAACACCTCCGTTCCGAACTTCGTGCGGCAGCGCTCACGCTGGATCAAGGGCTACATGCAGACGAGCCTCGTGCACGCCCGCCAGCCGCTCGCGCTCATCCGCGAGGTGGGGATGAAGCGATTCGCCAGCTTTGTGCTGTTGATCGCAGGCACCCCGTTGACGTTCCTCGGCGTGATCCCTGCGTACCTGCTCACGGCCGTCACGCTGGGGTTACCCCGCGAGCTGGTCGAGCCGTACTTTCCGGTGTGGGTGCTCTGGTTGACGCTGCTGAACTTCGTCATCGGCAACATGGTGATGATCTACCTGTCGATGATGGGCCCGTACAAGCGCGGCTCGTTCCACCTCGTGCTGTGGGCGCTGCTGAACCCCGTTTACTGGCTGTTGCACTCGTGGGCGTCGTACAAGGGGCTGTGGCAGCTCATCACGAAGCCGCACTACTGGGAGAAGACCGAACACGGTCTGACGAAGCAGGATGCTCATGGTTGA
- the mbhE gene encoding hydrogen gas-evolving membrane-bound hydrogenase subunit E yields MSLTMVLGATLVIVVVTMAATVAIGRAAGWIAAAGLGALVVTVAMRASDVLEPGSVITETVPWMPTLDIALRLRLDGLSALFLIIVLGIGALVMAYSARYLSGRDIHRHTGYYAWMLLFAFAMTGLVLADDLVLLFVFWELTTLCSFFLINRSGRKASAPAVRTLLVTAMGGLALLFAVVLIIARTGTTVVSEALASDAWQADGGFTAAVAVLVAVAAMTKSAQFPFHMWLPDAMVAPTPVSAYLHAAAMVKAGIYLLLLFSPALAGTVVWQSILVTTGLITAIMGAVFALRRFDLKEIMAYSTVSQLGFIVAIIGIGTPGALTTAALYTLGHALFKAALFMVVGIVDQQAGTRDIRLLRGLARRMPVTFATTLLAGLSMAGIFPLLGFVAKEYLLGGLADPGGPAWLGVALAATGVLAATATFAYTARILLGGFTDYRGTDRVDDTLDTHRMPQKVSEASPAFLAPALAPALAGLVLGPAIVWLHPLTGAAGSAAAGEAYTATFALFAGFTLELALSITIIVLGLIVVGQRRRLDRVFERRILSFTAIDVVEKLRTGSIALGARVGDLTRTDGQALHLGAPWILLGMVGVAAIVVAPTAGTLVDPDEPWTDAVLLALVAVTVIPTVLVRSRLTALVLVGGAGFAVAIWFFALGAIDVGLTQLLVELLTVVALVLILRRLPRRFHRVSRQRTVVTAAIALSVGVAATLATLAFTGRREISAVGQYFLDNVYADTGGENIVNTILVDYRALDTFGELTVVAVAGIVVMAVLGTRRLIGERDVALAVPETSALARSHDNTMPIRVVAHWTAPVIVVLSLYLLLRGHYEPGGGFISALVGATGFALFYLGASADRLAPVRWPYRGLFASGIIVAVLTGVAGMAVGSFLRPIRFDIPLPWGGEYAFTSALIFDLGVYFAVVAMVIAVLNELGGVRERHGEIVERATRSAARDREEVSV; encoded by the coding sequence ATGAGTCTGACGATGGTACTGGGTGCCACGCTCGTGATCGTCGTCGTGACGATGGCGGCGACAGTTGCCATCGGGCGGGCTGCCGGTTGGATTGCCGCGGCAGGGCTCGGAGCCCTCGTGGTCACCGTGGCGATGCGCGCATCCGACGTTCTCGAACCGGGCAGCGTCATCACCGAGACCGTGCCGTGGATGCCGACGCTTGACATCGCTCTGCGCCTTCGGCTCGATGGGCTGTCGGCCCTGTTCTTGATCATCGTGCTCGGCATCGGCGCCCTCGTCATGGCGTACTCAGCGCGCTACCTGTCGGGCCGTGACATTCACCGACACACCGGCTACTACGCCTGGATGCTGCTATTCGCCTTCGCGATGACCGGTCTCGTTCTCGCCGACGACCTCGTGCTGCTGTTTGTGTTCTGGGAGCTGACGACGCTCTGCTCGTTCTTCTTGATCAACCGCTCGGGACGCAAGGCGAGCGCCCCCGCCGTGCGCACCCTGCTCGTGACGGCGATGGGTGGTCTCGCGCTGCTGTTCGCCGTCGTGTTGATCATCGCCCGCACCGGGACCACCGTCGTCAGCGAGGCCCTCGCGAGTGACGCCTGGCAGGCCGATGGCGGGTTCACCGCGGCCGTCGCCGTGCTCGTCGCGGTCGCAGCGATGACCAAGTCGGCGCAGTTCCCCTTCCACATGTGGCTGCCCGACGCGATGGTCGCCCCGACTCCGGTGAGCGCCTACCTGCACGCCGCCGCCATGGTGAAGGCGGGCATCTACCTGCTGCTGCTGTTCTCGCCCGCGCTCGCCGGCACGGTCGTGTGGCAGTCGATCCTCGTGACCACGGGCCTCATCACCGCCATCATGGGCGCCGTCTTTGCCCTGCGCCGCTTTGATCTGAAAGAGATCATGGCGTACTCGACGGTCAGTCAGCTCGGCTTCATCGTCGCGATCATCGGCATCGGCACTCCGGGCGCGCTCACCACTGCTGCGCTCTACACGCTCGGTCACGCGCTGTTCAAGGCGGCCCTGTTCATGGTGGTCGGCATCGTCGACCAGCAGGCCGGAACGCGTGACATTCGCCTGCTGCGGGGGCTGGCGCGCCGCATGCCCGTGACCTTCGCGACGACCCTGCTTGCGGGGCTGTCGATGGCGGGCATCTTCCCGCTGCTCGGCTTCGTCGCCAAGGAGTACCTGCTTGGCGGGCTCGCCGACCCGGGCGGCCCGGCATGGCTCGGTGTGGCGCTCGCGGCGACCGGGGTACTGGCCGCGACGGCGACGTTCGCGTACACCGCGCGCATCCTGCTCGGTGGATTCACCGACTACCGGGGCACCGACCGCGTGGACGACACGCTCGACACGCACCGGATGCCCCAGAAGGTCTCCGAGGCGTCGCCCGCATTTCTCGCCCCGGCCCTCGCGCCCGCGCTCGCCGGCCTCGTGCTCGGTCCCGCAATCGTCTGGCTGCACCCGCTGACTGGTGCGGCGGGAAGCGCCGCCGCGGGGGAGGCGTACACGGCCACCTTTGCGCTATTTGCCGGGTTCACACTCGAATTGGCACTGTCGATCACGATCATTGTTCTCGGGCTCATTGTGGTTGGCCAGCGTCGACGGCTCGATCGGGTCTTCGAGCGTCGCATTTTGTCTTTCACGGCGATCGACGTTGTCGAGAAGCTGCGCACGGGATCCATCGCGCTCGGTGCGCGGGTGGGTGATCTCACCCGCACCGACGGGCAGGCCCTGCACCTCGGAGCGCCATGGATCCTGCTCGGCATGGTTGGGGTGGCGGCGATCGTCGTGGCCCCGACGGCGGGCACCCTCGTCGACCCGGATGAGCCGTGGACCGACGCCGTGCTGCTCGCGCTCGTTGCGGTGACGGTGATTCCGACTGTCCTCGTGCGCTCGCGCTTGACCGCTCTCGTGCTCGTGGGTGGTGCCGGTTTCGCTGTTGCGATCTGGTTTTTCGCCCTCGGTGCGATCGACGTCGGCCTGACCCAGTTGCTGGTCGAGCTGCTGACGGTGGTCGCGCTCGTCTTGATCCTCCGTCGCCTCCCGCGCCGATTCCATCGCGTGTCGCGGCAACGGACGGTAGTCACGGCGGCGATCGCTCTCAGTGTCGGAGTTGCGGCAACTCTCGCGACACTCGCATTCACCGGCAGAAGAGAGATTTCCGCCGTCGGGCAGTACTTCCTCGATAACGTCTACGCCGACACCGGCGGCGAGAACATCGTCAACACGATCCTCGTTGACTATCGCGCGCTGGACACGTTCGGCGAGCTCACGGTCGTGGCGGTCGCCGGCATCGTCGTGATGGCGGTGCTCGGGACCCGCCGGCTCATCGGCGAGCGCGACGTTGCCCTCGCCGTGCCCGAGACCTCCGCCCTCGCCCGCAGCCACGACAACACGATGCCCATCCGGGTCGTGGCGCACTGGACGGCGCCCGTGATCGTCGTGCTGTCGCTGTACCTGCTGCTGCGCGGTCACTACGAGCCGGGCGGCGGCTTCATCTCGGCACTCGTCGGGGCGACGGGCTTCGCCCTCTTCTACCTGGGCGCATCGGCCGACCGTCTCGCGCCTGTCCGCTGGCCGTACCGCGGACTCTTCGCCTCCGGAATCATCGTCGCCGTGCTCACCGGTGTTGCCGGGATGGCGGTCGGGTCGTTCCTGCGCCCCATCCGCTTCGACATCCCCTTGCCCTGGGGTGGTGAGTACGCCTTCACCAGCGCCCTGATCTTCGACCTTGGTGTGTACTTCGCCGTTGTCGCCATGGTGATCGCCGTGCTCAACGAGCTCGGTGGGGTGCGCGAGCGCCACGGCGAAATCGTCGAGCGCGCGACACGATCAGCAGCACGCGACCGCGAGGAGGTGTCCGTATGA
- a CDS encoding Na+/H+ antiporter subunit E codes for MNSPWAWPLRILIFLGWFLGELVVASVRVLAVMLFPTKAATPGIVKVHLYDLTETEETLLVILVALTPDTIMMAINRDRGDVYVYGMFVNADAEAFRSSIVDLERRMLRATRSRPRADGGKDAPA; via the coding sequence ATGAATTCCCCGTGGGCATGGCCGCTGCGCATCCTGATTTTCCTCGGCTGGTTCCTTGGTGAGCTCGTTGTCGCGAGCGTTCGGGTGCTTGCCGTGATGCTCTTTCCCACGAAAGCTGCCACGCCAGGCATCGTGAAGGTTCATCTGTACGATCTGACGGAGACCGAGGAGACCCTGCTGGTCATCCTCGTGGCGCTCACCCCCGACACGATCATGATGGCGATCAACCGCGATCGCGGCGATGTTTACGTCTACGGGATGTTCGTGAACGCCGACGCTGAGGCTTTCCGTTCCAGCATCGTCGATCTCGAACGGCGCATGCTGCGTGCCACTCGGTCGCGGCCCCGAGCCGACGGAGGAAAGGACGCCCCCGCATGA
- a CDS encoding monovalent cation/H+ antiporter complex subunit F yields the protein MIDPIVAVIVVVMLIAAVALAIVRIVLGPTRADSAIAGDLILFAFMGLMVVFGLLLRVDAVLDIILVAAILGFLTILSLARLLQGRKR from the coding sequence ATGATTGACCCCATTGTGGCCGTCATCGTCGTGGTGATGCTCATCGCGGCAGTGGCGCTTGCGATCGTGCGGATCGTCCTCGGTCCTACCAGGGCGGATAGTGCAATCGCTGGCGACCTTATCCTGTTTGCCTTCATGGGATTGATGGTGGTGTTCGGCCTGCTGCTCCGTGTCGATGCCGTTCTGGACATCATTCTGGTCGCGGCGATCCTCGGCTTCCTGACGATTCTGTCGCTCGCGCGGTTGCTGCAGGGGAGGAAGCGCTGA
- the zapE gene encoding cell division protein ZapE, producing the protein MGPDELIGHLVPPPQFASASLESYVPDPEHPSQQEAVDAVRAFVDGAPAAKGGLFRRKPAAPPTRPGIYLDGGFGVGKTHLLASLWHRTRGRKYFGTFIEYTAIVGALGYREAVQHFRGAQLIAIDEFELDDPGDTMVMSRLLGELVASGSRIAATSNTPPHALGEGRFAAQDFLREIHALADRFLTVRIDGVDYRKRDIEGTAVTVDEAELEGAIDGVAGTVTLDAFDDILRHLATVHPSRYVGLIEGVTAVAVTGVRTLENQTDALRLVALVDRLYDAQVRIIATGVPLDRVFGEEMLAGGYRKKYLRAVSRMIALTSMP; encoded by the coding sequence ATGGGGCCTGACGAACTCATCGGCCACCTCGTCCCGCCGCCCCAGTTCGCCTCGGCGAGTCTGGAATCGTATGTTCCGGACCCCGAGCATCCCAGCCAGCAGGAGGCGGTGGATGCGGTGCGCGCGTTCGTCGACGGCGCTCCCGCCGCGAAGGGCGGGCTGTTCCGGCGCAAGCCAGCCGCGCCGCCCACGCGACCGGGCATCTACCTCGACGGCGGATTCGGCGTCGGCAAGACGCACCTCCTGGCGTCGCTGTGGCACCGCACTCGTGGCCGCAAATACTTCGGCACCTTCATCGAGTACACGGCGATCGTCGGGGCGCTCGGCTACCGCGAGGCTGTGCAGCACTTCCGCGGCGCACAGCTCATCGCTATCGACGAGTTCGAACTCGACGACCCGGGCGACACGATGGTCATGTCACGATTGCTCGGCGAACTCGTGGCGAGCGGATCGCGGATCGCGGCCACCTCGAACACCCCGCCGCACGCCCTCGGCGAGGGTCGGTTCGCCGCCCAAGACTTCCTGCGCGAGATTCACGCACTTGCCGACCGCTTTCTCACCGTGCGCATTGACGGCGTCGATTACCGCAAGCGCGACATTGAGGGAACCGCCGTCACCGTCGACGAGGCCGAGCTGGAGGGCGCGATCGACGGCGTCGCGGGCACCGTCACGCTGGACGCGTTCGACGACATTCTGCGACACCTCGCCACCGTGCACCCGAGCCGCTATGTCGGGCTCATTGAGGGGGTCACGGCGGTCGCCGTCACCGGAGTGCGCACCCTGGAGAACCAGACGGATGCTCTCCGTCTCGTCGCACTCGTCGACCGCCTGTACGACGCGCAGGTTCGCATCATCGCCACCGGCGTCCCGCTCGACCGTGTGTTCGGCGAGGAGATGCTGGCGGGCGGGTATCGCAAGAAGTACCTGCGCGCGGTATCGCGCATGATCGCGCTCACGTCGATGCCGTGA
- a CDS encoding ammonium transporter yields the protein MDTGELAWAVTATALVLLMTPGVAFFYGGLVKAKSVVSMMMMSFGSLGLVSVLWILFGYSMSAVDSPFQFAGNPFADFALGSMVADNDGLVGVTFGATFAIITVALVSGAIADRAKFGAWMIFVGLFATLVYFPVAAWVWGGGWAYSLGELMGLPEVIDYAGGTAVHINAGAAALALALVLGRRVVFEKGAHKPHNVPLVLLGASLLWFGWFGFNAGAEAFGGGNAGVGLIIVNTLGCTAAAILGWLVVEKVKDGKPTAVGAASGAVAGLVAITPACANLSPGWALVLGVIAGAVSALAIELKFKLGFDDSLDVVGLHLVAGMIGTLYLGFFAIDTGLFTGGDFGQLIVQTIAAFGVLIYSFVVAFILGLAIEKTIGFRVKNEDEVAGIDTVIHGGEAYDFVEQK from the coding sequence ATGGATACCGGCGAACTTGCATGGGCCGTAACGGCCACCGCCCTCGTACTGCTCATGACCCCGGGCGTCGCGTTCTTCTACGGCGGCCTCGTCAAGGCCAAGAGCGTCGTCAGCATGATGATGATGAGCTTCGGCTCGCTCGGACTCGTGAGCGTGCTGTGGATTCTCTTCGGCTACTCGATGTCGGCCGTCGACAGCCCGTTCCAATTCGCGGGTAATCCATTCGCCGACTTCGCCCTCGGCAGCATGGTCGCTGACAATGACGGCCTCGTCGGCGTGACCTTCGGCGCGACCTTCGCCATCATCACCGTCGCGCTCGTCTCGGGCGCCATCGCCGACCGCGCGAAGTTCGGTGCCTGGATGATTTTCGTCGGCCTCTTCGCCACGCTCGTCTACTTCCCCGTCGCCGCGTGGGTGTGGGGTGGCGGTTGGGCTTACTCGCTCGGCGAGCTGATGGGCCTGCCCGAGGTCATCGACTACGCCGGTGGCACTGCAGTGCACATCAACGCCGGCGCTGCGGCGCTCGCCCTTGCCCTCGTGCTCGGCCGTCGCGTCGTGTTCGAGAAGGGTGCCCACAAGCCCCACAACGTGCCGCTCGTGCTGCTCGGCGCGTCGCTCCTGTGGTTCGGCTGGTTTGGCTTCAACGCGGGCGCCGAGGCGTTCGGCGGCGGCAACGCGGGTGTCGGCCTCATCATCGTCAACACGCTGGGCTGCACCGCTGCCGCGATCCTCGGCTGGCTCGTCGTCGAGAAGGTCAAGGACGGCAAGCCGACGGCCGTCGGTGCCGCCTCGGGCGCCGTCGCCGGACTCGTCGCGATCACTCCGGCGTGCGCGAACCTGTCGCCCGGCTGGGCGCTGGTGCTCGGCGTGATCGCCGGTGCCGTGAGCGCCCTCGCGATCGAGCTGAAGTTCAAGCTCGGCTTCGACGACTCGCTCGACGTGGTGGGCCTGCACCTCGTTGCCGGCATGATCGGAACCCTCTACCTGGGCTTCTTCGCGATCGACACCGGCCTGTTCACCGGTGGCGACTTCGGCCAGCTGATCGTTCAGACGATCGCCGCCTTCGGCGTGCTGATCTACTCGTTCGTCGTCGCCTTCATCTTGGGGCTCGCGATCGAGAAGACGATTGGCTTCCGCGTCAAGAACGAGGACGAGGTCGCCGGCATCGACACCGTGATCCACGGTGGCGAGGCGTACGACTTCGTCGAGCAGAAGTAA
- a CDS encoding monovalent cation/H+ antiporter subunit D family protein gives MTDVVSLLLPLFAGAPLLVGGILLALPRQHVLRSVLGMVSLLAMLAGSVLLVVLTADGSVIAHQVALWPGGISIPFVADLFASLVLTVTSILAVVSFQYMIASGEAQSPSIASFVLILAGGVAGALLTGDLFNLFVFIEVMLLPSYGLLLVLSRQGDLGGARLYVTVNLLASTLFLGGVGLIYAVEGTVNLAELAGAAAENPATAVAAAVCLGAIAVKAAVFPVHGWLARTYVVTSPAVTALFSGLHTKVAIYVIYRIYAVVFDGDATWLVIALVITSLTMVIGVFGAMGEPTMRAILVFHMVSQIGYILVGVGLFTQLGLTAGIFYLLHHMIVKASLFLSTGALEQTYGSGRLDRLGGMRTREPLVTAAFVIAALSLAGLPPFSGFVAKFSLILATIDAGQVVVGIVAIVVSLFTLLSMMKIWAAVFNGKLPQDSERLAAESRVRNREGLLDDEPADGTAVDAEVQRSRERDATRWVAGREDAHDHHGPRVPLRLALPALQLAVITICLGIGAEFLLGLSQQAAAGLLDTTSYITAVIGG, from the coding sequence ATGACCGACGTCGTCTCGTTGTTGCTGCCCCTGTTCGCCGGGGCTCCGTTGCTCGTCGGCGGAATTCTGCTCGCGCTGCCCCGACAGCATGTATTACGCAGCGTGCTGGGGATGGTGTCGTTGCTCGCCATGCTCGCTGGCTCAGTCCTACTGGTCGTGCTGACCGCCGATGGGTCCGTCATCGCCCACCAGGTCGCATTGTGGCCGGGAGGCATCTCGATTCCGTTTGTCGCTGATCTCTTCGCGTCGCTCGTGCTCACCGTCACGTCGATCCTGGCGGTCGTGAGCTTCCAGTACATGATCGCGAGTGGCGAGGCGCAGAGCCCGTCGATCGCCTCGTTCGTGCTGATCCTCGCCGGTGGTGTGGCGGGTGCACTGCTCACGGGCGACCTATTCAACCTCTTCGTGTTCATCGAGGTCATGTTGTTGCCGTCGTACGGCTTGCTGTTGGTGTTGAGCCGCCAGGGCGACCTCGGTGGTGCGCGACTATATGTGACGGTAAACCTCCTCGCCTCGACGCTGTTCCTCGGCGGAGTCGGCCTGATTTACGCCGTTGAGGGCACCGTGAATCTGGCCGAGCTGGCGGGTGCCGCGGCCGAGAACCCGGCCACGGCGGTGGCTGCCGCCGTCTGTCTCGGCGCGATCGCGGTGAAGGCAGCCGTATTCCCCGTGCACGGCTGGTTGGCGCGTACGTACGTCGTCACGTCGCCCGCTGTGACGGCACTGTTCTCAGGTCTGCACACGAAAGTCGCCATCTACGTGATCTACCGCATCTACGCGGTGGTGTTCGACGGCGACGCGACCTGGCTCGTCATCGCGCTCGTGATCACGTCGCTCACGATGGTGATCGGCGTATTTGGCGCAATGGGAGAACCGACCATGCGCGCGATTCTCGTCTTCCACATGGTGAGCCAGATCGGATACATCCTCGTGGGCGTCGGCCTTTTCACACAGCTGGGTCTGACGGCCGGCATCTTCTACCTCTTGCACCACATGATTGTGAAGGCGTCGCTGTTCTTGTCGACCGGTGCGCTCGAGCAGACGTACGGAAGCGGGCGTCTTGATCGACTCGGGGGGATGCGCACGCGCGAGCCGCTGGTCACCGCGGCGTTCGTGATAGCGGCGCTGTCGCTCGCTGGCTTGCCTCCCTTCTCGGGCTTCGTCGCGAAGTTCAGCCTGATTCTCGCGACCATCGACGCAGGTCAGGTGGTCGTCGGGATCGTCGCGATTGTCGTGAGCCTGTTCACACTGCTGTCGATGATGAAAATCTGGGCCGCCGTATTCAACGGCAAGCTTCCGCAGGACAGCGAGCGGCTGGCGGCGGAATCGCGTGTCCGGAACCGCGAGGGTCTGCTCGATGACGAACCCGCTGACGGGACGGCCGTCGACGCAGAGGTCCAGCGCTCGCGTGAACGCGACGCTACCCGGTGGGTCGCTGGTCGTGAAGACGCCCACGATCACCACGGACCTCGCGTACCGCTCCGCCTCGCGCTTCCCGCTCTCCAACTCGCGGTGATCACCATATGCCTCGGAATCGGCGCAGAGTTTCTCCTCGGGCTCTCTCAGCAGGCGGCCGCCGGTCTCCTCGATACCACGAGTTACATAACGGCGGTGATTGGCGGATGA
- a CDS encoding sodium:proton antiporter — MSLALTIGLLMAGGVYLVLQRGMMRIIFGFILLTHAINLLLIAAGGVARRDAPFFGGDTSQAADPLPQAFVLTAIVIAFSITVVMATFAAIGRRDDDTEPDSLTPADVDDDLGKARS, encoded by the coding sequence ATGAGTCTCGCCCTCACAATCGGCCTGCTGATGGCGGGAGGCGTCTATCTCGTCCTGCAGCGCGGCATGATGCGCATCATCTTTGGCTTCATTTTGCTCACCCACGCAATCAATCTGTTGCTCATCGCGGCGGGAGGCGTCGCCCGGCGTGACGCGCCCTTCTTCGGCGGTGACACCTCACAGGCCGCTGACCCCCTGCCTCAGGCCTTCGTTCTGACGGCGATCGTCATCGCGTTCTCGATCACCGTTGTGATGGCGACCTTCGCGGCGATTGGCCGGCGCGACGACGACACCGAGCCCGACTCGCTCACCCCTGCTGACGTCGACGACGACCTGGGGAAGGCGCGCTCATGA